AGTAGAATTCAAGATTCTTGATGGTAGGTGAGCTGAGTCACCAGTAAAATCCATGTCAGATGCATCACTATCACAGTCACTTTCTATTGCATCCTTCTCTGTCTTTGGGACAACTGCTATATTGCAAATTGCAAGCTCTGGATCATCAGCATCAAGTAAATCCAAAACTTGACTTAAGGTCAGTCTGAAAGAGAGTTCATGAGAATAACACAGAATGATATATGGGGGACATAGACTCCCTGTGTTATACCACCGGTCACAATTGTGACCGTCTTCAATTATCAGCAGTTtgacaacagaaaaaaacaatgtattattataattttaatatgtatGTATAGATAACCCTTTCATGATGATGCAGGCAAAAGATGTATTGGCTATTTAAAAATGAACTTAGAAAACATACCTGTCATTTCTGAGCTTTGACATTATCCTTCCATCCAGATGGCAGTACTAGGAAATGAATGTTTATGGTCACATGGCCAAACTACCCAATCATGTTAGACCTGCCCTGAACTCATTTAGACATCTtaaattttcattatatatgaACATGTGCTTTATAATAAGAGTTGCTTTTTAATACTACAGAGAAAAATGCAAGCAAAAATTGTGGTCACAATTGTGACCGGTGGGATTAAATGGGTGCTGAACTTCAGGTAGGAAAATGTACTTCATGATTGAAAGTACATATTATATTTTCTGAGCATACGCAAGTAGTGTAtgttatgtaaatttaaatgattttggcatCAGCAAAACAAAGTAGCAGCAGTTTTTACCACTTTTGTGGAAGCAACAAGACTTGAAAAGGTTTGCTAAATTATTATCAATTCTAAAAACTTTTACAGGGTAATGTTTGATATTTATATAAGTTTAAGCAAAGTGGCACACTATTTACAGTTTTCTGCACAAATCCCCCAGCTCTGCTTCCTCTTGCCAGTAACGCCTGACAGCGGCTCGGCCCATCGCTACGTCACTAAAGCTTTCAGCCAATCAGCTGCCTGTACAGAAACCGGAAAGGGAGCGGAGGAATTACGGCGACCAAGACAAGCTGAGAAGATGGCGTTGGGAGATGCGTGGAAACAAATATCTTGGTTTTATTACCAGTATCTTCTTGTCACTGCACTTTATATGTTGGAGCCCTGGGAGCGAACTGTCTTCAGTATCCTTTTAAGATAaaattgtttgttatttttctattttgggACAAAACTGTGCCGCTAAACTTACCGGCTTTAGCCTAATTAGCAAGAAGCCTAGTTAGCTTCCTGTGCAACAGGTTAGCTAAATCATAAACGTTTACTTCGTAGATAGCAAATGTATTGGTTGTATATTTGCTTGACTCTGTCATATGTTTTTCTAAGATGTATACAGAATTACAACTAAACAATCCATAATTACCTTTCAGCTGGCAGCCTTTATAAACTGCGTGTCGGATTTCCTACAATAACAGAGTCTGGTAACAGATTCTCGCAATATGGAATAGAATAATATTACAACCTCGTTGATTCAATGTTTGAATGATCTTTTGTACGTTTGTATCTTGCATGTTAACTACAGATTACAAAACTGCGTTTTACTGACACTCGCGTCATGACGTCATTGCGTCACGCGACGTAGTAGCGCCTCTTACAGTCTCAAATACACCTTGTTTGCACAGTTGATCAACTTGTGGTCCTGTTAGTCCGGAAATTGGTCCATactatcccagtgttttactaaaAGTCCTCGAATACTTTGATACGCTGAAAATGAGGCTTTTTGAAGCAACGAAGCTTCTGAAATGGATATCGTTACTCAATGCCTTTCAATACACTGACATCTGGTGGTCAAACCATGAACTTCAGGTAGCACATCAGCTCTAGAGATCAAATGTATGAAatcccattttttaaattttgacatttttccaTAAATGACCCTACTGACTAATGCAACCTTATTGACTTACATTTAACTCATCATgttggcttagtagttagcacagTGTCTTCCAAGAAAGAAACATACCACATTTGCATGGCCTGGCTTAAGGGTTTGCTTtctgcctctggtctgtgtgtggagtttgtgtgttcttcctgtgcttggtgaaaGGGTTTTtattccacagtccaaagatatgcaggttaggttaattggcgtttcttaattgtctgtagtgtgtgtgccttgcaatggattgacaACCCGTCTTGCTGTTCCCGGCCTCATGCCTGAAGTCTTATGGAATAGGCTCTAGTCCTCCCTAGAGCCTGTTTAAGAGGTATGAAATACTTGCCTGAGCTGCAACACATGAAGACTTGTTTGTTGATACAGGTTTCCTTCCAAATGATTCTCTTGTTTCTTGGCTGGTTCCATAACAAAAATATCTATATGTTGATTTACTCTTTTTAGCTATTTTTTCTAAAGACCTTCGAAACACAAGTTTATTTTATACCTGTATAGAAATAAAGCactaataaagtttatttaaagcaaaatattGTTTTCCATGTCAGCTGTAACACTATGCTGCAGTTGCTTTTTGGATTAAGCAGCTGtaaaatgtgtatgtgtttgtttgccTGTAAGCTGCTTAAAAAGTAACCTTACATCTGGTTCATGAGCTAAGAATTTTCTAGCAACAGTGTGTAGATTACTATGGTAGCGTCAGGACAATTTCCGTCTGCATGTCAGCCCAAGGAAGAAACGTACTACATTCTCGTCTTCTATACGTTGtcatttaatgttgttttttgttttaaatcggGGTTCTTAGAGTCTTTACTTGATTTATCTTTAAAAGTCACGTTTTTCTTATTCACTCTAATGAATAGAAGATttgtttcaataataataagcattatcattattgttgtttatctttTATTCATTGAAGATGTGGCCTTTAAGAATGGAGAGTAAAACAAGACTTCTTTTTGACTTTGATTCGCTTGTTTTAATCATGTGTGtccttttttctgaaatgctgaatTCTTTAACCCCACATGTCAGATTCTCTCCTGATATCTGTAGCAGCCATGGCTGTATACACTGGCTTTGTGTTTATGCCACAGCACATCATGGCCATTTTACACTACTTTGAAGTGATCCAGTGACCAGCGCTCTAACTCTCCAGACTATCCCATGGTGGTTTGAAACAGGAGTTCTCCTTAAAGGCCTTTTCACTTTGCCATTGACTACTGGAATCATAAAGCATTTGGTGAACTGAAACTGGGGGAATCTAATGACAAGCGGGGAGAGGAATCGTATGAACCACACCATTGTTGTCAGTGGCTGTGGGCCCTGTATAAGTGCACAGGCTCTAAGACTCTAAGCACATACTGCCCTGTTAGTAAATGGTGCCCTCATAGTCCACTTTTCATTGTATATATAATGCTGTAgattttataactttatttgCTTTGAGGGCGGTTATTTATTAAGACTGCTTAATAATTTGTCTTcataaatgtgtatattttaGTGTATACATATTTGTAACTGTTTTATACAGAGTTCTTTTTttgaatgttaattaaaaatggtTTTGTTTGCTGAAGAGTGGACCATTGCATATCTTGtacaaagctttttttcttttcttttttttctttctttgattaCTTGTTGTGTGATTTAATGCAGAGTTCTTCCTGTACAGTAAATTAATTCAGGCTGCCTTTTTAAAACTAAACTGGTTGTTAAATCTGTTAAACTTATTTagtaaaatattctttattctgaaccccccttttttttttgggtatgTATAAAGAAGCTTTGAAACTTTCTTTTAAACTTATCTTGGTGGagagttttttatatatatataaatgtgagacgtttttttcctttttttatgatGTCTGAAAAGCAAATAGACTCTCTTTGGAAATGTTAAACCTCCCAAATTTCAAGGTCAATGATCTGACACACTAAAAGAGGAATTTGTTTTTGATGTGGTTATCAGTCAGGAAACTATAGTTTAGTCTGTGAGGACCAAAAATTCCTACAGTGTCCTTCAACAATCATACTTTATTTAATCTTCCTTATTTGATAAAATGCTATGCTTCATGCTTCTGGCCATGCTGATAACCTACACTAAAGTATTGCATATGGGGAAAGTAGGGTTACATATAAGGAAAGTTGAATAACATTGCATCTTGtgacataaacagctaaatgtTCAGACAGCCTTTTGatgatactactactactaataataatgctataagaccttctcagaaaaaaaaagtagttatGTAAAAGCTGTAGATCTCATGATTGTCATACTTTAATATGCATTTGTAGCCTTGtggtaatttaaaaataaataatgaagttGAAGAATTTAGTTTCTTCCCAGAAAAAAACAGTCTCCTACTACAGTTGTTTACATATCAACATTTCTGAAAAACATGAACGGTAATGTGCCAGAATACATAAAAGGCAGTACGTGCTCAGACTTACCACCTGCAAGACCTTTTGTGGGAGGGTTCTTAGATTCCAACCAATAATATTCAGCCTAGTTCTCAGATTCTCGCTGGCATGGAGTCAGAAAGAAAATAGCAGCTGGTTACTGTTTAAACTGCAGTATGAGGATGTTCTCACGTACGTGCTCAAGGGTTGCCTGGACCTCAGATAGAGTGCAAATAAAACAGCCTGCCAACTTTGCAACTTCACTGGGTTCCAAAAGCTGCCCGAGGTGTTTGTAAACAGGATTAAGTCATCCTTTAGAAGCTTCTTTAACCATAGCATAAGGACaagtacactcaaaaaaatgaacatggctacctgttacatgtactaaaatgtaatatgtgttttgtacataataatttcatgtttccaagatgaacatgaataaatcatgttgcatttacatgaaattcaacaacttaacatgtattggatttaatcatgttgagataaaccaaagaagtcttgtcactatgaaaaccggaaatagcaaaaccggaaatctcgcgagaagacatcgcgagaagagaacacagcgtgttgagaagacaaacgtttggcgggcgtgtggaaaaggtaagcaggaatgaattcccatctttctaaatagaaacgaaatactgaacataaatgttacctgctgtttagcgatgtttagtcacgttattttggtttaagctatttcttgtatttttaatcacacttaaaataccgacggttatatgcgcgtgcttaatctgcggttcggttctggtttcggtctgttctcatgagttgtgaagcgagaggaacaaagtataaatattgttcatttgataaatgaagtatcatgaattttaattgaatctatctctgtatttttccacaggagtttgtgagtgaaagtgtcctgtctgcatctgacttcaggagtttcctgaccaaccgtcactaacggtcatatttaaaagtcataacggacagttataaagtacaaaacattctgttggtgttaaattgtttttctatgattaatacttatttgtggtgttttatgttttgtacatcttttcaaattgagacttcatttgtaagttgctgctggtgtaaaataaaaatctccgttttatcccgtttgtcttatgcttccttccttcacagaattctgttgaccatgacttgaaatttaaatttacttgagttggatcaacttaatttacaactgaaaaatgtgttgtaccaacgctattcatttatgttaacagtattaaattatgttggacgcagctgtagtaaataagtttaatgaacctaataaaattaatctgactgaacctaagaacattaagttgggccaacaaaattgcttaatgttgaaagaaagccattaaatcaggtggaaattctttccataatttaattacgttcattcaacaagttatttttttgagtgtactaGGTTCTGTCATTGATCTCCATAAATTTATTCTCAGAAAACTGTCACTTATATGGTAATTATGACATTAGAAATAACATTTTCCTAATACACCGTCCCATCTAAAAGTATTGTAATGGGccaattcttttgtttttgcttcacGCTAAAAACAATTAGGTTTGCgatcaaaaaataaatgagacaAAAGATCAGAATTTTATCATCTGCTTCCTGATATTTATAGCAAGATGTGCAAAATAACATGGCATCTTTATTATCCAATATTTACATGAGCAAAAGTATTGTAGCATATATACTTCAAGTAAACAACACTTAATATTTGGTTGCATACACCTTGCATATCCTGGCAACCCACTtacatcaccaaactgttgcatttttcttttgtgatgCTTTTCCAGACTTGTAACCTGACTTCAGCTTCTTTCAGTTGTTTTTGTGTGGATTGTGATACCTTCACTTCTGCCCTGGTGTTGTCACTGAGTTTTGTTTAAAGGGTTTTCTTTACAGCATTTACAATCTTTCACTGTTAAATAGAGTtgtagagttgtgtgtgtgtgtgtgtgtgtgtgtgtgtgtgtcagatagCCTAATCTGTTTGATGTCTGTGTTAGTACACCacgctttctttcttttttataggACAGTCCAGTCCGGTTATATTGTCTTAGCCCTATGCTCATGCAGTTCTTCTGTTTCCTCTGGTTCAAAaggcttgcttttttttccatagcTCTCTGGTCTGCCTGTTCGTTTTGACAACAAATGCAGGGTTCATGGGTGAAACCCAGGGATTAAAAGTAGACAATTGAAACAAATAAGTGTTTAAGCAATCAATCTAACAGGGCACACCTAAGCAACAAGAAATACCAGTCAGTCCAATATTTTTATAAGTTGTTAACCCATCTAGATGTAAATATCAGGAAATAAATCTGAAATTCTGATATATCGTTCATATTTTAATATCAACTTTATTTTAGCAAAAACAAGAATTGGCCTTGCAGTTCTAAGATTTTTAGAGGGAACTGTAATGTGTAGTACTTACGAAAAGTAATATTTGGTATAATAACCCACATGTTTTCAAAGCTGGTCTTTTCCCAACTCTTATCACTTCCGCTTCAACTCAGGAAggctagttagctagctaattGGAATCAGGAACtgaaaaaca
This genomic stretch from Clarias gariepinus isolate MV-2021 ecotype Netherlands chromosome 13, CGAR_prim_01v2, whole genome shotgun sequence harbors:
- the sptssa gene encoding serine palmitoyltransferase small subunit A, whose product is MALGDAWKQISWFYYQYLLVTALYMLEPWERTVFNSLLISVAAMAVYTGFVFMPQHIMAILHYFEVIQ